The Henckelia pumila isolate YLH828 chromosome 2, ASM3356847v2, whole genome shotgun sequence genome includes a window with the following:
- the LOC140879523 gene encoding lysine histidine transporter 1-like, producing the protein MGTEAPVDQHNHYSNHVDHRTEEEKAIDAWLPITSSRNAKWWYSAFHNVTAMVGAGVLGLPYAMSNLGWGPGVTVLVISWIVTLYTLWQMVEMHEMVPGKRFDRYHELGQHAFGEKLGLWIVVPQQLIVEVGVDIVYMVTGGKSLKKFHDLVCQDCKEIKLTYFIMIFASAHFVLSHFPNFNSISGVSLAAAVMSLSYSTIAWGASVDKGVQPDVQYGYKSKSTAGTVLNFFAALGDVAFAYAGHNVVLEIQATIPSTPEKPSKKPMWRGVLVAYIIVALCYFPVALIGYWMYGNSVEDNILISLNKPVWLIAMANMFVVVHVIGSYQIYAMPVFDMIETALVKKLRFRPTWYLRFITRNIYVALTMFVAITFPFFGGLLSFFGGFAFAPTTYFLPCIMWLAIYKPKKFGLSWFTNWICIVLGVILMVVAPIGGLRQIIVQAKTYKFYS; encoded by the exons ATGGGAACCGAAGCTCCTGTTGATCAACACAACCATTACTCCAACCAT GTGGACCATAGAACTGAAGAAGAGAAAGCAATAGATGCATGGCTTCCGATCACCTCTTCAAGAAACGCAAAATGGTGGTACTCCGCCTTCCACAACGTCACCGCCATGGTCGGAGCTGGAGTCCTCGGTCTCCCTTACGCCATGTCCAATCTAGGATg GGGTCCTGGAGTAACAGTGCTGGTGATATCTTGGATAGTCACTTTGTACACCTTGTGGCAGATGGTTGAAATGCATGAAATGGTCCCCGGAAAACGTTTCGACAGATACCATGAACTGGGACAACATGCTTTCGGCGAGAAGCTCGGCCTGTGGATTGTGGTTCCTCAACAGTTGATTGTCGAGGTTGGCGTGGACATAGTTTACATGGTTACTGGAGGAAAATCGCTTAAGAAGTTTCATGATTTGGTTTGCCAAGATTGCAAAGAAATCAAGCTTACTTACTTCATCATGATCTTCGCCTCTGCCCACTTTGTGCTCTCCCATTTCCCGAATTTCAATTCGATCTCCGGTGTTTCTCTGGCAGCAGCAGTCATGTCCTTGAG TTACTCTACGATTGCTTGGGGGGCTTCGGTTGACAAGGGTGTGCAACCTGACGTGCAATATGGCTATAAATCCAAGTCAACAGCCGGTACGGTGTTGAACTTCTTCGCTGCCTTGGGTGACGTAGCCTTCGCCTATGCTGGTCACAATGTTGTGTTGGAAATCCAGGCCACCATTCCTTCTACACCTGAGAAGCCTTCAAAGAAACCTATGTGGAGGGGAGTGCTCGTCGCCTACATTATCGTCGCCCTCTGCTATTTCCCAGTCGCCCTTATCGGATATTGGATGTATGGCAACTCGGTAGAGGACAATATCCTGATATCTTTGAATAAACCTGTGTGGCTCATTGCCATGGCCAACATGTTTGTTGTGGTACATGTTATAGGAAGCTACCAG ATCTATGCAATGCCAGTTTTCGACATGATAGAGACCGCCCTAGTAAAGAAGCTGAGATTCAGGCCAACGTGGTACTTGCGTTTCATTACAAGAAACATATACGTCG CGCTCACAATGTTTGTTGCAATCACCTTCCCATTCTTTGGTGGGCTTCTCTCATTCTTCGGAGGCTTTGCTTTCGCACCAACCACATACTTT CTCCCCTGCATCATGTGGCTAGCAATATACAAGCCAAAAAAGTTCGGCCTCTCTTGGTTTACAAATTGG ATTTGCATAGTTCTTGGTGTTATACTGATGGTAGTGGCGCCAATTGGAGGGCTAAGGCAGATCATTGTACAGGCAAAGACATACAAATTCTATTCATAA